A genomic segment from Tuwongella immobilis encodes:
- the rarD gene encoding EamA family transporter RarD, giving the protein MSSSDSFSPRSGFVYGIAAYSLWGLVPIYFNELKSVPPFELLAYRVFFSVVLMLAILTGIRRWGDLRNLFRNALTTRRMLLSTVLISINWFTFLYGVLSNQILQTSLGYFIAPLVNIALGIVIFSERLRWMQWLAILLAGMGVGFRILIAGEVPWIALTLAFSFSLYGMVRKKAAVDGILGLTVETLLLMPLALLFLGWVAWRGPTAITHSTTWVTWMIILSGAITAAPLILYAQAVRRLPYSTIGFLQYLSPSVTFVLAVFVFHEPFPEELRIGFGLIWAGLLVYSIDAIRSRPRASGRSTRNPLPNLPGASVRPGSS; this is encoded by the coding sequence GTGTCATCCTCGGATTCCTTTTCGCCGCGGTCGGGTTTCGTTTACGGTATCGCCGCCTATTCCCTTTGGGGATTGGTCCCGATTTACTTCAACGAGTTAAAATCGGTCCCACCATTTGAATTGTTGGCATATCGGGTCTTCTTTTCGGTCGTCTTGATGCTCGCAATTCTGACGGGCATTCGACGATGGGGAGACCTGCGGAACTTGTTCCGCAACGCACTCACCACCCGCCGCATGTTGCTCAGCACCGTTCTGATTTCCATCAATTGGTTTACCTTTTTGTATGGCGTGCTCAGCAATCAGATTTTGCAAACATCGTTGGGCTATTTCATTGCTCCTTTGGTGAATATCGCTCTGGGAATTGTCATCTTCTCGGAGCGATTGCGCTGGATGCAATGGCTGGCGATTCTGCTCGCCGGAATGGGCGTCGGCTTCCGAATCCTCATCGCCGGGGAAGTTCCCTGGATTGCTCTCACGCTCGCGTTTTCATTCAGCCTCTATGGAATGGTCCGCAAGAAAGCTGCGGTCGATGGGATTTTGGGGCTGACGGTCGAAACGCTGCTGCTCATGCCGCTCGCCCTGCTCTTTCTGGGCTGGGTCGCTTGGCGTGGCCCAACCGCGATCACGCATTCCACCACCTGGGTGACGTGGATGATTATTCTCTCCGGCGCGATCACCGCCGCTCCGCTGATTCTCTACGCTCAAGCGGTGCGACGATTGCCCTATTCCACGATTGGATTTCTCCAATACCTTTCGCCGTCGGTCACGTTCGTGTTGGCGGTGTTCGTGTTTCACGAACCGTTCCCCGAAGAATTGCGAATCGGGTTTGGGCTGATCTGGGCCGGCTTGCTGGTGTACAGCATCGACGCGATCCGCTCCCGACCACGTGCATCGGGACGATCGACACGGAATCCGCTCCCGAATCTTCCGGGCGCATCGGTTCGGCCCGGAAGTTCGTGA
- a CDS encoding M24 family metallopeptidase: MFDLAAVQSAIREDGLDAWLLYDFRGLNVLARRVLPFAPDAHLTRRWFYLIPANGTPQKLVHRIESGALDIVPGDKSIYLRWQELEAGVQKLVQGCKRIAMETIARNANPYVSRVDAGTVELVRSFGPEIVSSGDLIQRFEACWSESQWQLHLQAAEITNAAYTVAANFISEQVRAHGNVRESAVQQVIMDHFRKHGAVTDSTPIVGVGPHSGDPHYHTTPETDVTMGVGDFVLIDLWAKMNHPDAVYSDLTRTFVIGAEPSAKHVEVFNIVRDARDAGIARVKAAFSSGETLQGWQVDDAVRAVIEKAGYGEQFCHRTGHSIGRETHGNGANMDNLETKETRRVMPRTCFSIEPGIYLPEFGVRSEIDVYVDANGGVHVTGGELQTEIIRIPV; this comes from the coding sequence ATGTTTGATCTGGCAGCGGTTCAGTCGGCTATTCGTGAAGATGGCCTGGATGCGTGGTTGCTCTACGATTTTCGCGGGCTTAACGTGTTGGCCCGTCGCGTGTTACCGTTCGCACCCGATGCGCATCTGACCCGACGATGGTTCTATTTGATTCCGGCCAACGGAACCCCGCAAAAGCTCGTTCATCGCATTGAGAGCGGAGCGTTGGATATTGTTCCCGGCGACAAGTCGATCTACCTGCGTTGGCAGGAACTCGAGGCCGGTGTCCAGAAGCTCGTTCAAGGATGCAAGCGCATTGCGATGGAGACCATTGCCCGCAATGCGAATCCGTATGTGTCGCGGGTCGATGCCGGGACCGTGGAACTGGTGCGTTCGTTCGGGCCGGAAATTGTCTCCTCCGGCGATTTGATCCAACGGTTTGAAGCCTGTTGGTCTGAGTCGCAATGGCAGCTTCATTTGCAAGCGGCTGAAATTACCAACGCGGCCTACACGGTTGCTGCCAATTTCATATCCGAACAAGTGCGTGCCCATGGCAACGTGCGAGAGTCGGCGGTGCAGCAGGTCATCATGGACCATTTCCGCAAGCATGGCGCGGTCACGGATAGCACGCCGATTGTCGGTGTTGGGCCGCACAGTGGCGATCCACACTATCACACCACGCCCGAAACCGATGTCACCATGGGTGTTGGGGATTTCGTGCTGATCGATCTGTGGGCCAAGATGAATCACCCGGATGCGGTGTATAGCGATCTCACTCGCACGTTTGTCATTGGGGCTGAACCATCTGCCAAGCATGTCGAAGTCTTCAACATTGTTCGGGATGCTCGCGATGCGGGAATTGCACGCGTGAAGGCGGCGTTTTCGTCCGGTGAAACGCTCCAAGGCTGGCAAGTGGATGATGCCGTGCGAGCGGTCATCGAGAAGGCGGGGTACGGGGAGCAGTTTTGTCATCGCACTGGCCATTCCATCGGGCGAGAAACCCATGGCAACGGCGCGAATATGGACAATCTCGAAACCAAGGAAACTCGTCGGGTGATGCCGCGGACCTGTTTCTCGATCGAACCGGGGATTTATCTCCCCGAGTTCGGCGTTCGCAGCGAGATTGATGTGTACGTCGATGCCAATGGTGGAGTTCACGTCACCGGAGGTGAACTCCAAACCGAAATTATTCGCATTCCAGTCTAA
- the tig gene encoding trigger factor, with protein sequence MSSENELTPNSPETSTPEPTNPETAVVTAEEPAKLSQQVEINDAGPCRKHIKVTVDRKDIDKLLNEKFTELVRSETSQVRGFRPGKAPRKMIEKRFAREVNDQVKTEVLMASLEQLASDSQISPLAPPDINPAKIEIPAEGPLVYEFNVEVRPEFDLPDYKGLKLKKPVKQFTDADIEKEKRTLLEPAAQLVPKEGENVAVETGDVVEADGTIKFGDRVLNELTGVRFRIEKKLALNDGVADDFDTAMGGAKVGDSRPVKIKLSESVADESLRGQEVDATFTVKEIKVLRMPELNDELLAAMGVNNEAQLNEMLQLSLERRLEYTQRQSARSQVLQILGESTTWDLPQDLLRRQARKTMSRRIMEMKNAGMSDAEIIGRQRLLEQDVLRSTALALKEHFVLQKIAELEKLEVEESDIDTEIEQIAYRSNESARKVRARLEKEDMIETLAMELLERKALDLILSSAEYTEVPLEAEQKDAEVATASAQAVPGEMTDPTAEPAAPESTGDSSSAPTA encoded by the coding sequence ATGTCGTCCGAAAATGAACTGACCCCCAATTCCCCGGAAACCTCGACGCCGGAACCGACGAACCCGGAAACCGCTGTCGTCACGGCGGAAGAACCGGCGAAACTCAGCCAGCAAGTCGAAATCAACGATGCCGGCCCGTGCCGCAAGCACATCAAGGTCACCGTTGATCGCAAAGACATCGACAAACTGCTGAACGAAAAGTTCACGGAGTTGGTCCGCAGCGAAACCTCGCAAGTGCGTGGCTTCCGCCCCGGCAAAGCCCCGCGCAAAATGATCGAAAAGCGATTTGCTCGGGAAGTGAACGATCAGGTTAAGACCGAAGTGTTGATGGCGAGCCTGGAGCAACTCGCGTCCGATTCGCAAATTTCGCCGCTGGCCCCGCCCGACATCAACCCAGCGAAGATCGAAATTCCCGCCGAAGGCCCGTTGGTATACGAATTCAATGTCGAAGTTCGTCCGGAATTTGACTTGCCGGACTACAAGGGCTTAAAGCTGAAGAAGCCGGTGAAGCAATTCACCGATGCCGACATTGAAAAAGAAAAGCGCACCCTGCTGGAACCGGCCGCCCAGTTGGTCCCCAAGGAAGGCGAAAACGTCGCGGTTGAAACCGGCGATGTTGTCGAAGCTGATGGCACGATCAAATTCGGTGACCGGGTTCTGAACGAACTGACCGGCGTGCGATTCCGCATTGAGAAGAAGCTCGCCCTCAACGACGGCGTCGCCGATGACTTCGACACCGCCATGGGCGGAGCGAAGGTGGGTGATTCGCGCCCGGTGAAGATCAAGTTGTCGGAATCGGTTGCGGATGAATCGCTGCGTGGCCAAGAAGTCGACGCCACGTTCACGGTCAAGGAAATCAAAGTCCTCCGCATGCCGGAACTCAACGACGAGCTGCTGGCCGCCATGGGTGTGAACAACGAAGCGCAGCTGAATGAAATGCTGCAACTGTCGTTGGAACGCCGCCTGGAATACACGCAACGGCAATCGGCCCGATCGCAAGTGCTGCAAATCCTGGGCGAATCGACCACTTGGGATCTTCCGCAAGATTTGTTGCGCCGCCAAGCGCGCAAGACGATGTCGCGGCGTATCATGGAAATGAAGAACGCCGGGATGAGCGATGCCGAGATTATCGGCCGGCAGCGTCTGTTGGAGCAAGACGTGCTCCGCAGCACCGCCTTGGCACTGAAGGAACACTTCGTTCTTCAGAAGATCGCCGAATTGGAAAAGCTCGAAGTCGAAGAATCGGATATCGACACTGAAATCGAGCAGATTGCCTATCGCTCCAACGAAAGCGCCCGCAAGGTGCGTGCTCGCTTGGAGAAGGAAGACATGATTGAAACGCTGGCGATGGAACTGCTCGAACGCAAGGCGCTCGATCTGATCCTCAGCAGCGCAGAATACACGGAAGTCCCGCTGGAAGCCGAACAAAAGGACGCCGAAGTGGCGACCGCGTCGGCCCAAGCGGTTCCTGGTGAGATGACCGATCCGACCGCAGAACCCGCTGCACCGGAATCGACCGGCGATTCTTCGTCCGCTCCGACCGCGTGA
- a CDS encoding ClpP family protease, giving the protein MPINGESYGQPSYQAFVQRYQNYARQRQMTLGDLLLENRIVFLGSSPETGGNPAITDYLANITIQKLLFLQHENSKQEIHMYINCPGGSVTATLAIYDTMQFLECPISTYCMGLAASGAAIILAAGTKGKRYALPHSKIMIHQPYGQVGGQVSDIEIQANEIMKDRARLNEILKNHTGQPLEVIERETERDRYFSASDAKEFGLVDDTLVKMAKV; this is encoded by the coding sequence ATGCCGATCAATGGAGAGAGCTACGGGCAACCGTCGTATCAGGCATTCGTTCAGCGCTACCAGAACTACGCTCGGCAGCGTCAAATGACCCTGGGCGACTTATTGCTCGAGAATCGGATCGTGTTCCTGGGTAGTTCCCCGGAAACTGGCGGCAACCCCGCCATTACCGACTACCTGGCGAACATCACGATTCAAAAGCTGCTGTTTTTGCAACACGAAAACAGCAAGCAAGAGATCCACATGTACATTAATTGTCCCGGTGGATCGGTGACCGCAACGCTGGCCATCTACGATACCATGCAGTTTTTGGAATGTCCGATTTCGACCTACTGCATGGGTCTGGCCGCCAGCGGTGCTGCCATCATCTTGGCGGCTGGCACCAAGGGAAAACGCTACGCCCTGCCTCACTCCAAGATCATGATTCACCAGCCGTATGGTCAAGTCGGCGGCCAAGTCTCGGATATCGAGATTCAAGCCAACGAAATCATGAAGGATCGCGCTCGCTTGAACGAGATCCTCAAGAACCATACCGGCCAACCGCTGGAAGTGATCGAACGCGAGACCGAACGAGACCGCTATTTCTCCGCCTCCGACGCCAAAGAGTTTGGCTTGGTGGATGATACGCTGGTCAAAATGGCCAAGGTCTGA
- a CDS encoding ATP-dependent Clp protease proteolytic subunit: protein MPHVPFVVERSGRDPQVFDIYSRLLKDRIIFLQGPVDDHSANLIVAQLLYLQFEDSKADINLYINSPGGSVTAGMGIYDTMQFITCDVATYCIGQCASMGAVLLAAGAKGKRNCLPNARVMIHQPLAGTEGTTTEILIHAKEFLRTKKNLNEILMKHTGQPIDRIERETDRDNFMSAYEAKEYGLVDNVLDRMPMPPTAG, encoded by the coding sequence ATGCCGCATGTGCCGTTCGTCGTGGAACGCAGCGGACGCGATCCCCAGGTGTTCGACATCTACAGCCGCTTGCTCAAAGATCGCATTATCTTTCTGCAAGGTCCGGTTGACGATCATAGTGCGAACCTGATTGTGGCCCAGTTGCTCTACTTGCAGTTTGAAGATTCGAAAGCGGATATCAACCTGTACATCAATAGTCCGGGTGGTTCCGTGACCGCCGGGATGGGCATCTACGATACGATGCAGTTCATCACCTGCGATGTTGCCACCTATTGCATTGGCCAATGTGCCAGCATGGGTGCGGTATTGCTGGCCGCCGGTGCCAAGGGCAAACGCAACTGCTTGCCCAACGCCCGAGTGATGATCCACCAGCCGCTGGCTGGCACCGAAGGAACGACGACCGAGATTTTGATCCATGCGAAGGAATTCCTGCGCACGAAGAAAAATCTCAACGAAATCCTGATGAAGCACACCGGCCAACCGATCGACCGAATCGAACGGGAAACCGACCGGGATAACTTCATGTCGGCCTACGAAGCGAAGGAATACGGCCTGGTCGATAACGTCCTGGACCGGATGCCGATGCCGCCGACCGCTGGCTAA
- the moaC gene encoding cyclic pyranopterin monophosphate synthase MoaC gives MSELTHFDDSGASRMVDTSAKRETERIAVASALLRMQPTTLQRIVDRSISKGDVCEVARLAGIMAAKKTSDLIPLCHPLPITSVTIDFAVVSPTQLRLEAMVKVVGRTGVEMEALTAVSVAALTVYDMVKALEHGLTIEQIQLEQKHGGKSGSFHRETTPPHPSGTPS, from the coding sequence ATGAGCGAGTTGACCCATTTCGACGATTCAGGAGCCAGTCGCATGGTCGATACCTCGGCCAAGCGAGAAACCGAGCGAATCGCGGTTGCATCGGCTCTGTTGCGAATGCAGCCGACTACACTGCAACGAATTGTTGATCGCTCGATTTCCAAAGGGGATGTCTGCGAAGTGGCCCGCTTGGCTGGCATCATGGCCGCCAAAAAGACCAGCGATCTCATCCCGCTCTGCCACCCGCTCCCGATTACTTCGGTCACCATCGATTTTGCCGTCGTCAGCCCCACGCAATTGCGTCTGGAGGCGATGGTCAAAGTAGTTGGACGCACCGGGGTCGAGATGGAAGCCCTTACCGCCGTGAGTGTTGCGGCGTTAACGGTTTACGACATGGTCAAAGCATTGGAACATGGATTGACAATCGAGCAGATTCAGCTCGAACAAAAGCATGGTGGCAAAAGCGGATCATTCCACCGGGAAACCACGCCGCCCCACCCAAGCGGTACTCCCTCCTAA
- a CDS encoding polyprenyl synthetase family protein, translated as MNPTLMVENAVPVMLTKTLFDPIRSELDQVEQVLASTLSPYRRRISDLMNHLKHFKGKRLRPVLVILAAKACGRVVSSHFTLAAVIEMIHTATLVHDDVLDEASIRRHVDTVNARWGNKTSILLGDLLFTHAFHLSATSGDARICERIGEATNRVCAGELFQLTEHGNLHLTEDAYFEMIDGKTAALTEVACRIGAMLAGANDHVCESLAIFGQKLGLAFQVADDLLDLMGDETKTGKTLGTDLEQQKMTLPLIHLLEVVDGAEADSLRDAMRHPTEANIQRILTALRVHGSLEYAQRRADELIAEGRAALQCLPSSTAKTMLEQLGTWAVRRQS; from the coding sequence ATGAATCCGACGTTGATGGTAGAGAATGCTGTGCCCGTGATGCTCACCAAAACCCTGTTTGACCCGATCCGCTCGGAACTGGATCAAGTCGAGCAAGTGCTGGCATCGACGCTCTCGCCCTATCGACGCCGCATCTCGGATCTGATGAATCATCTCAAGCACTTCAAGGGCAAGCGGTTACGTCCGGTGTTGGTCATTCTGGCCGCGAAAGCGTGCGGTCGTGTCGTCTCCAGCCACTTCACGCTGGCGGCGGTGATCGAGATGATTCACACGGCCACACTGGTACATGATGATGTGTTGGACGAAGCGAGCATTCGCCGTCATGTGGATACGGTCAATGCCCGCTGGGGCAACAAGACCTCGATTCTCTTGGGCGATCTGCTGTTCACCCACGCATTCCATTTGAGCGCAACATCAGGTGATGCCCGGATTTGCGAACGAATTGGCGAAGCCACCAACCGCGTCTGCGCTGGGGAACTGTTCCAACTGACGGAACACGGCAATCTGCATCTGACCGAGGATGCGTACTTCGAGATGATCGACGGGAAAACCGCCGCGCTCACCGAAGTCGCCTGCCGAATCGGAGCGATGCTCGCCGGTGCCAACGATCATGTCTGCGAATCGCTGGCGATCTTCGGCCAAAAACTGGGTCTGGCGTTCCAAGTCGCGGATGATCTGCTCGATCTGATGGGCGATGAAACGAAGACCGGCAAGACCCTGGGCACCGATCTCGAACAACAGAAGATGACGCTGCCACTGATTCATTTGCTGGAAGTGGTGGACGGTGCAGAGGCAGATTCGCTGCGAGACGCCATGAGGCACCCCACGGAAGCGAATATTCAACGCATCTTGACCGCGTTGCGTGTGCACGGTTCGCTGGAATATGCCCAGCGTCGTGCGGATGAGTTGATTGCGGAAGGTCGAGCCGCGTTGCAGTGTCTGCCAAGCTCGACAGCCAAAACAATGTTGGAACAATTGGGAACCTGGGCAGTTCGTCGGCAAAGTTAA
- the groL gene encoding chaperonin GroEL (60 kDa chaperone family; promotes refolding of misfolded polypeptides especially under stressful conditions; forms two stacked rings of heptamers to form a barrel-shaped 14mer; ends can be capped by GroES; misfolded proteins enter the barrel where they are refolded when GroES binds): MGAKQLSYSDDARQKLLNGVSKLAKAVRSTLGPRGRNAVIDKGWGSPTVTKDGVTVAEEIELTDPYENMGAQLVKEAASKTSDVAGDGTTTATVLAEFIYREGLKSVAAGADPMAVSRGILRGVELVVAELQKIAEKIDPKDEKEITEVASIAANNDREIGEKLAEAMKLVGATNGVITVEEGKTADTEVVVVQGMQFDRGYLSPHFVNNQEAVTVEFENPYILIFEEKISSVKSLIPLLEKISEKKAPLLIIAEDVEGEALATLVLNKMKGILQVCAVKAPGYGDRRKAMLEDLAILTGGRAIFKDLGIQLENVKLEDLGRAKKVRIDSENTTVTEGAGSKKGVDGRAEQIRKEIERTDSEYDREKLQERLAKLAGGVAQVKVGGVTETAMKERKALYEDSLHATRAALAEGIVPGGGVALLRARTVLQKAKVEGDDQVGIDTLYRALEMPCRMIAENAGKDGTVIVHNILKNKDKNYGYNALTGVYEDLRKAGVIDPVKVTRSALQHGASVSALLLTTETLVADIPEPKKDDHGHHDHDHGGMGGMGGMGGMGGMGGMGGMGMM; the protein is encoded by the coding sequence ATGGGCGCGAAGCAACTGAGCTACAGTGACGATGCCCGTCAAAAGCTGCTCAACGGGGTGAGCAAACTTGCGAAGGCCGTTCGCAGCACGCTGGGACCCCGCGGTCGCAATGCGGTGATTGACAAGGGCTGGGGCTCGCCCACGGTCACCAAAGACGGTGTGACCGTTGCGGAAGAAATCGAACTCACCGATCCGTATGAAAATATGGGTGCGCAGCTGGTGAAGGAAGCCGCCAGCAAGACCAGCGACGTGGCCGGCGACGGCACCACCACCGCAACGGTGCTGGCCGAGTTCATTTACCGAGAAGGGCTGAAGTCGGTCGCTGCGGGTGCAGACCCGATGGCCGTTTCGCGCGGCATTCTTCGCGGCGTGGAACTGGTCGTTGCCGAACTCCAAAAGATCGCCGAAAAGATCGATCCCAAGGACGAAAAAGAAATCACCGAAGTTGCCAGCATTGCTGCCAACAACGACCGCGAAATCGGCGAAAAGCTCGCCGAAGCCATGAAGCTCGTCGGTGCCACCAACGGCGTCATCACCGTTGAAGAAGGCAAAACCGCCGACACGGAAGTGGTCGTCGTGCAAGGGATGCAATTCGATCGCGGCTACCTCTCGCCGCACTTCGTGAACAACCAAGAAGCCGTCACGGTCGAATTCGAGAATCCGTACATTCTGATTTTCGAAGAAAAGATTTCCTCCGTGAAGTCGCTGATTCCGCTGCTCGAAAAGATCAGCGAAAAGAAAGCCCCGTTGTTGATCATTGCCGAAGACGTGGAAGGCGAAGCCCTGGCCACGCTGGTGCTCAACAAGATGAAGGGCATTCTGCAAGTGTGCGCCGTGAAGGCTCCGGGATACGGCGATCGTCGCAAGGCGATGCTGGAAGACCTGGCGATTCTGACCGGCGGCCGCGCGATCTTCAAGGATCTCGGCATCCAACTCGAAAACGTCAAGCTGGAAGATCTTGGCCGCGCCAAGAAGGTCCGCATTGACAGCGAAAACACGACCGTGACCGAAGGCGCGGGCAGCAAGAAGGGTGTCGATGGCCGCGCGGAACAAATCCGCAAGGAAATCGAACGCACCGATAGCGAATACGACCGCGAAAAGCTGCAAGAACGGCTCGCGAAGCTGGCCGGTGGCGTGGCTCAAGTGAAGGTCGGCGGCGTGACCGAAACCGCCATGAAGGAACGCAAGGCGCTGTACGAAGATTCGCTGCATGCGACTCGCGCGGCGTTGGCGGAAGGCATTGTGCCGGGCGGCGGCGTGGCCCTGCTCCGCGCTCGCACCGTTCTGCAAAAGGCCAAAGTCGAAGGCGACGATCAAGTTGGCATCGACACGCTGTATCGCGCTCTGGAAATGCCCTGCCGAATGATCGCTGAAAACGCGGGCAAAGACGGCACGGTGATTGTCCACAACATCCTGAAGAACAAAGACAAGAACTACGGCTACAACGCTCTGACCGGCGTCTACGAAGACCTCCGCAAAGCGGGCGTCATCGATCCGGTGAAGGTGACTCGTTCGGCGTTGCAACACGGGGCCAGTGTCTCGGCTCTGCTGCTGACCACCGAAACGCTGGTCGCCGACATTCCGGAACCGAAGAAAGACGATCACGGCCATCACGATCATGACCACGGCGGAATGGGTGGCATGGGCGGTATGGGTGGCATGGGCGGTATGGGCGGCATGGGCGGCATGGGCATGATGTAA
- a CDS encoding co-chaperone GroES yields MAKSEGLKIRPLDDRIVVEGVEAEAQTAGGIYLPDNAKQKPQQGIVKAVGPGKLNDKGERTPVSVKVGDKVLYTRYGGNEVEVDGVEYKILREADILAKFAN; encoded by the coding sequence ATGGCGAAAAGCGAAGGGTTGAAGATTCGTCCGTTGGATGATCGCATTGTGGTCGAAGGCGTCGAAGCCGAAGCACAAACCGCAGGCGGCATCTATCTGCCGGACAATGCCAAGCAAAAGCCGCAACAAGGCATCGTCAAGGCCGTCGGACCGGGCAAGCTTAATGACAAGGGCGAACGGACCCCGGTGAGCGTCAAGGTCGGCGACAAAGTGCTGTATACCCGCTACGGCGGCAACGAAGTCGAAGTCGACGGCGTTGAGTACAAGATTCTCCGCGAAGCGGACATCCTGGCTAAGTTTGCTAACTAA
- the groL gene encoding chaperonin GroEL (60 kDa chaperone family; promotes refolding of misfolded polypeptides especially under stressful conditions; forms two stacked rings of heptamers to form a barrel-shaped 14mer; ends can be capped by GroES; misfolded proteins enter the barrel where they are refolded when GroES binds): MAKQMLYTDDARKKLLAGAEKLAKAVGVTLGPTGRNVMINKSYGGPTVTKDGVTVSKEIDLPDPFENMGAKLVNAVATKTSDVAGDGTTTATILGLSIYAEGLRNITAGANPMAIKRGIEKSVEAVVEFLDSKLTRRLSQKEEMEYVASISANNDPVIGKLMADAFEKVGKDGVITVEEGKTAETVLEFVEGMQFDKGYVSPYFAAGNPDLQCILEDAFVLLYEKKLSNVREMLPILEKVAQTGKPLLIIAEDVESEALAMLVVNKLRNALQVCAVKAPGFGDRRKAMMADIATLTGGTFVSEDLGTKLESVELAHLGRVKTVRVEKESTTLIGGQGQKKALEERIKQIRTQMEQTESEYDKEKFSERLAKLTGGVAIIKVGGTTEAEMKQTKGRVEDALHATRAAVAEGIVPGGGTALLRSVPTVLKLAEKLDGDERQGAEIVARALLKPIRTIAENCGVDGAVVVDEVQTRGESNSAIGYNANTGEYVDMFTAGIVDPTKVTKSALTNAASIASLMLTTEVMITKIDEDEPKKKIAGAVI, from the coding sequence ATGGCGAAACAAATGCTGTACACCGATGACGCTCGCAAGAAGCTCCTGGCCGGAGCGGAAAAGCTGGCGAAGGCGGTGGGTGTGACGCTCGGACCAACCGGTCGGAACGTCATGATCAACAAGTCCTACGGCGGCCCGACGGTGACCAAGGACGGCGTGACCGTCTCGAAGGAAATCGATCTGCCCGATCCGTTTGAAAATATGGGTGCCAAGCTCGTCAACGCCGTCGCCACCAAGACCAGCGACGTGGCCGGTGACGGCACCACCACCGCGACGATTCTCGGCCTGTCGATCTACGCCGAAGGGCTGCGCAATATCACCGCCGGGGCCAACCCGATGGCGATCAAGCGCGGGATCGAAAAGTCGGTCGAAGCCGTTGTCGAATTCCTCGACAGCAAGCTGACCCGCCGATTGTCGCAAAAGGAAGAGATGGAATACGTCGCTTCCATTAGCGCTAACAACGACCCGGTCATCGGCAAGCTGATGGCGGATGCGTTCGAGAAGGTCGGCAAAGACGGCGTGATCACCGTCGAAGAAGGCAAGACCGCCGAAACCGTTCTTGAATTCGTCGAAGGGATGCAATTCGATAAGGGCTACGTTTCGCCGTATTTCGCGGCAGGTAACCCGGATCTGCAATGCATCCTGGAAGATGCGTTCGTTCTGCTGTACGAAAAGAAGCTCAGCAACGTCCGCGAAATGCTGCCGATTCTCGAAAAGGTCGCGCAAACGGGCAAGCCGCTGCTGATCATTGCCGAAGATGTGGAAAGCGAAGCGCTGGCGATGCTGGTCGTCAACAAGCTCCGCAACGCCCTGCAAGTGTGCGCGGTGAAGGCTCCGGGATTCGGTGATCGCCGCAAGGCGATGATGGCGGATATCGCCACGCTGACCGGCGGCACCTTCGTCAGCGAAGACCTGGGCACCAAGCTGGAAAGCGTGGAACTCGCTCACCTGGGCCGCGTCAAGACGGTCCGAGTGGAAAAGGAAAGCACCACGCTGATCGGCGGCCAAGGCCAAAAGAAGGCTTTGGAAGAACGGATCAAGCAAATTCGCACTCAGATGGAACAAACGGAGAGCGAATACGACAAGGAAAAGTTCAGCGAACGGTTGGCCAAGCTGACCGGCGGTGTGGCGATCATCAAGGTCGGCGGCACCACCGAAGCCGAAATGAAGCAAACCAAAGGCCGCGTGGAAGATGCGTTGCATGCCACCCGCGCTGCGGTTGCGGAAGGCATCGTTCCGGGCGGCGGCACGGCCCTGCTCCGTTCGGTTCCGACCGTGCTAAAGTTGGCTGAGAAGCTCGATGGCGATGAGCGTCAAGGCGCGGAAATCGTCGCTCGCGCTCTTCTGAAGCCGATCCGCACGATTGCCGAAAACTGCGGCGTCGATGGCGCAGTTGTGGTGGACGAAGTTCAAACGCGTGGTGAATCGAACTCCGCGATCGGCTATAATGCCAACACCGGCGAATATGTTGACATGTTCACCGCAGGCATCGTCGATCCGACCAAAGTCACCAAGAGCGCGTTGACCAACGCCGCCAGCATCGCCAGCCTGATGCTGACCACCGAAGTGATGATTACCAAGATCGACGAAGATGAACCGAAGAAGAAAATCGCCGGCGCGGTGATCTAA